In the genome of Streptomyces lydicus, the window GCCACCGTCGCCGGGCAGTTGAAGGTCCGGATGAGCGGGCTGGGGCAGAGCGCCCGCACCCTCTCCGGCGGCAACCAGCAGAAGATCGTCATCGGCAAGTGGCTGCTGGCGGACACCAGGCTGCTGATCCTCGACGAGCCGACGCGCGGGATCGACGTCGGGGCCAAGGTCGAGATCTACCAGCTCATCAACGAACTGACCGCGTCCGGCCGCGCGGTGCTGATGATCTCCAGCGATCTGCCCGAGGTGCTCGGTATGAGCGACCGGGTGCTGGTGATGTCGCAGGGCCGGCTGGCCGGAGAGCTGTCGGCCGACGAGGCCACCCAGGACGCCGTGATGGAGCTGGCCCTCCAGTCCCCGCACGGCACGAGCACCAGCACGAGTACGAGCACGAGCACGAGCACCAAGCACAACGACAAGAGCGCGATGGAGGGCTCCGATGTCCACTGAGGTGAAGACGGGAGCCGCCGCCGAGGCGGTGGGACGGGCCCCGGACCGGGACGGCGCGGGAGCGTGGTTCTCCCGGGCGGTGCTCAGAAACGGCCCGCTCGGCGGACTGATCGCCCTGGTCGTGGTGATGGCGGTGCTGTCCAAGGACTTCCTCAACGGCCAGAACCTCCTCAATGTCGGCGTCCAGGCGTCGGTCACCGCGATCCTCGCCTTCGGCGTCACCTTCGTGATCGTCTCGGCCGGCATCGACCTCTCCGTCGGCTCGGTCGCAGGTCTCGCCGCCACCGTCGTCGCCTGGGCGGCCACCAACGAGGGCCTGCCCGTCTGGATGGCGGTCCTGCTCGGCCTGGCGGTCGGTGCGGGGGCCGGTCTGGTCTCCGGCGCGCTGGTCGCCTACGGCAAACTGCCCGCCTTCATCGCCACGCTGGCGATGCTCTCGGTCGGCCGCGGTCTGGCCCTGGTCATCTCCGGCGGTACGCCGATCGCCTTCCCCGGCTCGGTCGGTGCGCTCGGTGACACCCTCGGCGGCTGGCTGCCGGTGCCGGTCCTCGTCATGATCGCCATGGGGCTGATCGCCGCGCTGGTCCTGGCCCGTACATACACCGGCCGGGCGATGTTCGCGATCGGCGGCAACGAGGAGGCGGCCCGGCTCTCCGGCATCCACGTCAAGCGCCGCAAGCTCGTCATCTACGCGCTGTCCGGGCTGTTCGCCGCGGTCGCCGGCATCGTGCTCGCGGCCCGGCTCACCTCCGCCCAGCCGCAGGCCGCCACCGGCTACGAGCTGGACGCGATCGCCGCCGTCGTCATCGGCGGGGCCAGCCTCTCCGGCGGCTCCGGCAAGGCCTCAGGCACCCTCATCGGCGCGCTGATCCTCGCCGTCCTGCGCAACGGCCTGAACCTGCTGAGCGTGTCGGCGTTCTGGCAGCAGGTGGCCACCGGACTGGTCATCGCGCTGGCGGTGCTCCTGGACACGCTGCGCCGCCGGAGCGCGCGATGAGCGCCCGGAGGGCCGTGGGGCGGACCGGGGGAAGGGCCGTGGGACGGGCCGTGGGACGGGCCGTGGGACGGACCGAGGGAAGGGCCGTGGGACGGGCCGTGGGACGGACCGAGGGAAGGACCGCCAGGATGACCGCGCGCAGGACCGCCCGGCTCCGGATTCCGCTGGCGGCCGGGCTGGCCGCGACCGTCGCCCTGGGGCTGGCCGGCTGCGACCGCGGAGGCAACACCGACCTGGGGCTGGCGCTGTCCACGATGAACAACCCGTTCTTCGTCGGCATCAAGAAGGGCGCCCAGGCCGAGGCGGACGCCCGCCATCTGCACCTCAACATCACCGACGCGCAGAACGACCCCACCCAGCAGATCAACCAGATGGAGACGTTCACCAGCCAGAACGTCAAGGCGGCCATCATCAACCCGGTCGACTCGGACGCCGCCGTCCCGGCCGTCGGCGTCGCCAACCGGGCGAAGGTGCCGGTGATCTCCATCGACCGCGGTGTCAACGGCGGCAAGGTCGGCTCGACCATCGCCTCCGACAATGTCGCGGGCGGCCGGCTCGCCGCGAAGACGCTGGCCGAATCGCTCGGCGGCAAGGGCAAGGTGGCCTTCCTGGAGGGCCAGGCCGGCACCTCCGCCGCCCGCGAGCGCGGTCAGGGCTTCGAGGAAGGCATCAAGAAATACCCCGGCATCCAGGTCGTCGCCCGGCAGCCCGCGGACTTCGACCGCACCAAGGGCATGGACGTGATGACCAACATGCTGCAGGCGCACCGCGACATCGGCGGGGTGTTCGCCGCCAACGACGAGATGGCGCTGGGCGCGTCCAAGGCGCTGGGCGGCCGCTCGGGCAAGGACGTGAAGGTGGTGGCGTTCGACGGCACACCGGACGGCGTCACGGCGGTCCGCAAGGGCACGCTGACCGCCACCGTCGCCCAGCAGCCGGAACTCCTCGGCAAGCAGGCCGTGGACTGGGCGCTCAAGGCCTCCCGCGGTGAGAAGCTGCCGCAGTCGGTCCGCGTGCCGGTGGTGCTGGTGACGGCGAAGAACGCCGCGAAGTTCGACGGCTGAGAGTGCGGCCCGGCGGGTCGCCGGGCCACGACGGAGGAGAGAAATGGGAGAGCGGCGCATGTACGACGTCCTGGTGGTCGGCTCGGCCAACGCGGACCTGACGGTACGGGTCGGGCGCCGGCCCGGCGCGGGCGAGACCGTGACCGGCACGGATCTGGTCGAGTCGGCCGGCGGCAAGGGCGCCAACCAGGCGTCCGCCGCGGCCCGGATCGGCGGACGCACCGCGCTGCTGGCGCGGGTCGGCGGCGATGCCTACGGCGAACTGCTGCTCGGCGCCCAGCGCGACGCGGGCACCGATGTCACGCCGGTGATCGTGGACGACGCGGCCCGCACCGGCACCGCCATGATCCTCGTCGACCCGGACGGCGACAACAGCATCGTGGTCTCGCCCGGCGCCAACGCCGCCCTCACCCCGCAGGACGTGGCGGCGGCGAAGGACACCATCGCCGCCGCCTCGGTGGTCTCCCTCCAGCTGGAGATCCCGATGGAGTCCGTACGGGCCGCCGCCACGGCCGCCGGGCAGGCCGGCACCCGCGTCGTCCTCAACCCCTCCCCGGCACCCGAGGCGGCCGCGCTGACCCCCGAACTCCTCGCGGCGGCCGACCCGTTGGTGGTCAACGAGCACGAGGCGCGGCAGCTCTCCGGGCTCGCCGACGGCACCCCCGCCGCGTGGGCGCAGGCGCTGCGCGAGCGGGGCGCCCGCTCCGTCGTGGTCACCCTCGGCGGCGACGGCGCGCTGGTCCTGGACGCCTCGGGGACCACGGACGTCCCCGGCGTACGGGTCAAGGCCGTGGACACCACCGGCGCCGGCGACGCCTTCACGGGCGCCCTCGCCACCCGCCTGGCGCGGGGCGACTCGCTGCCCGAGGCGGCGCGCTTCGCCGTACGGGTGGGCGCCGCGGCCGTCACCAAGCCGGGCGCCCAGCCGTCCTACCCCACCCTGGCCGAGCTGGACGTGCTGGCGCCCGAGGCGGCACAGGGCTGAGGCCGGGCCCCGGCCGGCCGGACGCGGGCCGGCCGGGCAGACCGGGCAGGCGCGAGGCCGGCCGGGCAGACCCGGGCAGACAAGGGGGCCGGTCCGGGGAACGCTGGTCCGGGGGAGTGCCGGACGGGAGCGCCGTACGGGAGATGCGCTGGTCCGGGAGCCGGTCCGTTGCTTACTGCCGGTTTACGGGTCCTTTGGGCAGGATGGGTGCTGTGGGGCAACTGTCGTGTGCCTTACGGGATCTGAGGAAGGACCAGCAGTGCGCCCAACCCCCGTCCCGGTACCGGTCGCCGTGCCCGCTTCTCCGGGTCTGCGGGGCTGATGACCGTGACCGTCTCCGTACCGCCGTCCCCGTCCTCTTCGTCGTCCCCGCCGTCCGCGCCGGTGGCCGCACCACCGCAGCCCATCCGGGCTCCCCGGCCGCCGGACCACCGTCCGGCACCGTGGCTGCGGCCGACCATCCGGATACGGCTCGCCCTGCTCTACGGCGGCATGTTCCTGATGGCGGGGGTCGTGCTGCTCGTCCTCATCTACTTTCTGGCGGCCAGGACCCTCAAGGAGGGCACCCCGGAGTTCAGGGTGTTCGGCAGCAACGTCAGGCTGGGCAACATCAGCTGTCCCGACCTGCCGCCGGTCGGGACGCTCGACGAGATCAACTCGGCGATCGGCCGCTGCCTCCGCAACCAGCGCGAACAGGCCCTGCACACCTTTCTGAACAGCTCCGTGCTGGCTTTGCTGGGTTTGACGGTGGTGGCGTTCGCTTTTGGTTATGCGATGGCGGGTCGGGTGTTGTCGCCGTTGGGGCGGATTACGCGGACTGCTCAGCGGGTGGCGGGTTCGGATCTGCATCGGCGGATCGAGCTGGGGGGTCCGGATGACGAGCTGAAGGAGCTCGCGGACACGTTTGACGAGATGTTGGACCGGTTGGACCGGGCGTTCGAGTCGCAGCGGCGGTTTGTGTCGAATGCTTCGCACGAGTTGCGGACGCCGTTGGCGATCAACCGGACGTTGCTGGAGGTGCAGCTGGCGGATCCGGGGGCGTCGGCGGAGCTGGTGCAGCTGGGGAAGACGCTGTTGGCGACCAATGAGCGCAGTGAGCAGTTGGTGGAGGGGTTGTTGCTGCTGGCGCGCAGTGAGAACAAGGTCGTGGACAAGAAGCCGGTGGATGTGTCGGAGGTGGCTTCGCAGGCGGTGGAGCAGACGCGTGAGGAGGCGCAGTCCAAGGGGGTGGAGTTGCGGGGGGTGCGTGAGCAGGTGTTTGTGCAGGGCAATGGGGTGTTGTTGGAGCGGATTGCGCTGAATCTGGTGCAGAACGCGGTGCGGTACAACGTGCCGGAGGAGGGGTGGGTGGAGGTGACGACCGAGCCGCAGCCGGGGTGTGCGGTGCTGGTGGTCTCCAATACGGGTCCGGTGGTGCCTGCCTATGAGGTGGAGAACCTTTTCGAGCCGTTCCGGCGGTTGCGTACGGAGCGGACCGGTAGTGACAAGGGGGTGGGGCTGGGGCTGTCCATCGTGCGTTCGGTGGTGCGGGCGCACGACGGGACGATCACGGCCCGGCCCCGCGAGGGCGGTGGCCTGACGATGCGGGTCGTCCTGCCGCTGTAGGCCCGGGCGGCGGGCGTCAGCTTCGTCCGGCGCTTCGTCCGGCGCTTCGTCCGGGCTTTGTCCGGTGCTTCGTCCGGTGCTTCGTCCGGTGCCGGGCCCGGACGGGGAAGCCGCGAGGCCGGAAGCCGGGAAGCGGGAAGCCGGGAAGCGGGAAGCCGGGAAGCGGGAAGCCGGAAGTCAGGAATCCAGAAGTCAGGAAGCCGACGAGCCTCGTCCACGCCGTAGTTCCGGCAGTGCCGACAAGGCCTGCAGCCCCTTGAGGAAGCCGGCGCGGTCGGCTTCCGGCAGCTGGGCGAGCAGCCGCTCCTCGCCTTGCTGGATCGCGGACTGCGCCGCATCCCGCAGCCGCCGCCCCTCGGGGGTGAGCGACAGCAGACGCACCCGACGGTCCTTGGGGTCGGGCTGCCGGCGGATCAACTCCCGTTCCTCCAGGTTGTCGAGGACGGCGATGATGCGGGTCTTGTCCGCCCGGATGGCCTCGGCCAGCGCCGCTTGGGTGCGGATCGGTGTCTCGTCGAGGTGCAGCAGGACCGAGTACGCCCACATCGTCAGACCGTATGCGTCCAGGACCGGCTGCTCGGCGGCCATGAGTGCACGCCCCAGGGGCACGACCATCGCTGCCAGATCGGGACGGGCCGGCCGCCCCTCGGCTGCGGTGCTGCCGTCGGCTGCGTTCTCGGCTGCGTTCTGGGCGGTGTTCTCGCCTGTGTTCTGGACTTCGTCTTCGGCTGCGCTCTCGGCCATGGTCAAGAAAATACCCGTTGACAAATTATGTGCTCATGCAGATCGTAGGTGCATGCGTATGAATAGCGAGATCGAGGATGCGCCCGCACCGCATGCGGACTTCGCAGGGCTCCGGCGCCTGGACGCCAGGGCGGTCCGGGACAGCGTGGCGCTGATGAGCCGGACGACCCCCGGCGACCTCCGCAGACCGACCCCCTGCTCGGCATGGACGCTGGCCGATCTGCTCGCCCATATGACGGCCCAGCACAATGGGTTCGCGGCGGCAGCGCTCGGGCACGGACAGGACCTGTCGCACTGGTCGGTCGGACCGCTCGACGAGGACCCCGTCGCGCAGTACCGCGCCGCGGCCGAACGGGCCATCGCCGCCTTCGCGACCGTGGAAAGCCCCGACCGTGTGTTCACCCTCCCGGAATTCAGCCGCGCCCAGACGTTCCCCGCCGCCCGCGCGATCGGCTTCCACCTCATCGACTATGTGGTGCACAGCTGGGATGTCGCCCGCACCCTGGGCCTCACGTACACACCCGATGCCGAACTCCTGCAGGCCGCGGAGCCGATCGCCCACGCCGTCCCGGACGACGACTTCCGGCTGGCCCCGGGCAGCGCCTTCGGCCCGGCGCTGTCCGGGGAGCACGGCACGGGCCCACTGGAGAACATCCTGGCGGCTCTCGGCCGTTCGCCGGACTGGTGCGCCCCCTCTTGATGATCAGCACGCCGGAGCAGGTGCGGGCTGCGCGGACCTCAGCGCTCGGCACCCAGCGCTCGGCGCCCAGCGCTCGGCGCCCAGCGCTCGGCATCACCGCCGCTTACAGGGCGCTTGAACCGTGAGGGTTGGCGTCCGCGCCCTCGGTGTTGAGCAGTACGACCGTGTCGGTGCTGTGCTCCGCCAGTGCCGCGCGGCGTTCGGCGGCGGAGGTCAGTGCGGCCCGGGCGCCGGCCAGCGAGGCGGCGCCGCAGGGTCCGGAGGAGAGTCCGAGCGCTTGCAGGTCGCGGGCCGCGCGGGCGCTTTCGGCGTCGGTGACGGCGACAGCGGCGTCCAGCCCGTCGCGCAGCAGGGGCCAGGCGGCGCTGGAGGGCGTGCCGCAGTTGAGCCCGGCCATGATGGTGGTGCCGGTGGAAACGGTGGTCGGGCGGCCGGTGGTGAGGGACGTCAGGACGCATGCGGCGGTGTCCGGTTCGACGCTCAGCAACGACGGCGGCGGGGTGTCCCGCGGGGCGCGGTAGTGGCTGACGGCGGCCTGCGCCAGTGAGCCGACGCCGGCGGGGACGGCCACCAGCCCGGCGGGTCCGGCGCCCAGCGCGCGCAGTTGCGCATCGGTCTCGTCGAACAGTGTGGCGTAGCCCTCGATGATCCACCCGGGTATCCGGGTGTAGCCGGGCAGGGCGGTGTCCTGGACGAGGACGGCGCCGGGTGCGCGCGCGGCGGCGTCGGCGGCCCGGTGTACGGCGTCGTCGTACGACCCGTCGACCCGTCTCACGCGGGCGCCCTCATGCGCGATGGCGGCGGCCGCTGCCGGATGCACCGCGGTGGGCAGGAAGACCTCGGCGGCCAGGCCGAGCAGCCGGGCGGTACGGGCCACGGCGCGACCGTGGTTGCCGTCGGTGGCGGTGACCAGCCGTTCGCCGGGCGTCTCGGCCAGGGCCCGGTGGATCGCCCAGGACGCCCCCAGGATCTTGAAAGCGGGCAGGCCGAGCCGGGCCGACTCGTCCTTGACGAACACCCGGTGGACTCCCAACTCCTCGGCCAGCGGCGGTATTTCGCGCAACGGTGTCGGAGCGTAACCGGGCAGGGTGGCGTGGAATCCGATCGCCTCACGCGGCGCGGGCGGACAGGTCCAGGAGCGGGCGGAGGGGCGTGCGTACCAGTCAGTGGTGGGCATGGGGAGCACGCTGCCGTACCGCCGCCCCACGGTCCAGCACATCTTTTCGAGCGGCAATCGCCGGAAAACCCGAACGGATGCGAAACGAGGGAAGGGCGCTGGACCGGAGATGCTCGATCTCCACCGGCTGCGGCTGCGGCTGTGGCTGCGGCTGTTGTGCGAGCTCAAGCACCGCGCATTCTCACCGCCGTCACGGCGGCCCCTTTCGTACAGTCCTTCCTCGGTCTCGCAGCAGCTCTCGGTGCTGGAGGCCGAGGTGGGTGTGGTGCTGCTGGAGCCGGTGGGGCGGTGGGTACGGCTGACCGAGCAGGCCGAGATCCTGGTGGCCCACACGGAAGTTCTGCTGGAGCGCCTGGAGCGCCTGGAGCGGGCCGAGGCCGATATCGCCGCCTCGCCGGCCGCCGTCACCGGCACCCTGCGGGTCGCCGCCTTCCGGACGGCCGTGCCGGCGCTCGTCCCGCCGGCGCTCACCCTGCTGCGCGAGGAACACCCGGGACTGCGTGTCCACGTCGTACAGGCGGAGCCGGAGGCGGCGCTGCCCGCCTGCCCGCCCTGCTCGCGCGGGATGTGGACCTGGTCGTGGCGGAGGAGTACCCGGGGCACGCGGTCGCCCGCCCCGCCGAGGTGGACGCGGTGGAGCTGTGCGGCGACGAGATGCGGCTCGCCCTGCCGCCCGACAGCGCCTACCCGGCGGACGACCCGGCGGCGGCGCTGCGCGCGCTCAACGGCCGGCCGTGGGTCATGGAACCGACGGGCACCGCGTCCCGGCGGTGGGCGACGGCCGTGTGCCGCCAGGCCGGTTCGAGCCCGACGTGCGGTTCGAGTCGCCCGATCTGCTGGTACAGCTGCGGCTGGTGGAGCAGGGGCACGCGGCGGCGCTCCTGCCTCACCTGCTGTGGGGCGGGAGCGCGCCGACCGTGCCGCCGCTGCCGCTGCCGGGCGGCGGCAGCACCCGGCGGCTCTTCACGGCCGTACGGCACGGCAGCGAAGGTCACCCGGCGGCCCGGGCCTGCCGTGCGGCGCTGCGACGCGCCGTCGTACGTGCCCGCTGCCTGCCCTGAGCGCCTGGCGGGCCCGGCCGCCGCCCCCCGGAACCGGTGACAGGAGTACTACCTCCGCGCGCCCCGCGCCGCGGCCGTCTCCGAGGCTGCCGCCGTCTCCGAGGCCGCCACCGTCTCCGAGGCCGCCACCGTCAGGATCGCCCGTACCTGCTCGGTGATCGCGATGCGGTGGTGGACGAAGTCCGGGTCGGTGACCTGGCCGTGCGCCGGGTCCGTGTTGCCGGGGCCGAACTCCAGCACCGGGGTGTGCAGATGCCCGCCCGGGAGCGCCGGGCGCACCGCGTCCCGCAACAGGGTCGCCCGGTAGGCGATCTCGTTGGACAGATAGTCACCGCCGCCCCCGGCACGGGCCGTCGACCCGGGCGTGGGGCCGTCCGGCCGGTCGACCGGCCCGGTGCCGCCCGCCGGGATCTCCGTGACCTCGGTGTGGTCGACCACGGGGAAGGGCCCGGTCCGGGCCGCCACGATCCGCGCGTAGGGCAGGCTGGTGGTCGTCCACTGCGGCTGCGGCCGCACGGTCGGCACCCCTGCCGGAATCGGCACGGTCTCCGTACGGGATTCCCGCGCGTTGTCCGGATAGCCGCCCCGCCAGGCCCCGTTGGTCCGCTCGATGTCGAACCGGCCGGGCCGCCCCTGGCTGATCGTCGTGAACAGATCGGCCTGCCGCGGCCCGCTCCGGAAGTGCGGGAGCAGGGTGCGCTCCACCGTGCCGTCCGCGAAGTCGGCCCAGCGTACGGGGAAGACCGCGGTCTCGATCCGGGCCGGCTCCCCGGAGGCGGTACGTACCGTCGTCCCGTCCAGCGCGAGCGCCGCCGCCCCCGACGGATTGCTGCGCCGTGCGTCGGCGTCCAGCTGGAACGGGTCGAATCCGGTCACCACGATCCGCAGGACGTCCGGGTCCGCGGGCAGTTCGACCGAGTCCTGACCGCGCGAGCCCCGCTCCAGCGACCCGAGGAGGGCTCCGCGCTCGGACGCCGTCAGTCCGAAGTCCGGCTGCCACTGCCGTAGTTGCCTGGTCATTCCCAGCCGCGCCCAGTACAGCGGCCGGTCGTCGTCCCGGCTCAGATCCCCGCCGTCGGGCCCACGCCCCTGCGCCCGATCCACGGCCCGCCGCCACAGCGCCCGTCCCTCGCCGGCGACATAGCGCCGGGCTTCGCCGTAGCCGGTCACCCGCGCCAGCCCGTGCCCGAACTCCCGCTCCACCGCGTCGAATCCGCTGCGCCGCAGGATCTCCTGCGGCGCGGTCTGCGTCAGCCGCCCCTCCTCCACCGTGACATCCGCCGGGGCGGCCGCGGTGGCCGGCGCCGTCAGGCACAGCGGGGTGGCGGCGGCCAGCAGCGCGACAACGAGCGCGCCCCTCCTGGTACGTATGCGTCTCATGGGGGCGAGTAAAGCGGTGTGCGCCGCGGGGCGGTAGAGGGAGGGGCTGCGGTGGCCGGCGCCCGGGCGTGCCCTGGCCCTTGCCCCGCCGCGCGCGGAGTAGGACCAGCGCGCCGACGGGGAGTTGATCGCTGACATCCAATACGGCGGGGACGAGGCGGGGGCAAGGCGGGGACAAGGTGACGATGTCCTGCCTCGCACCCGCCCGGTAGGGATGAAGGGGGCGCCGGGGGCACCGGACGCAGGGGCGCCGGGACGCGGGGGCGCGGAGGCGCAGGGGCGCCGGGGCGCCGGGCCGCCGGGGCTCGGAGGATCAGCCCCCGCCCAGCTCCCCGCCGGACCCTGCTCCGGGCCCCGCTCCCGGCTGGTCGCCGGGCCCCGCTCCCCGCCCGTCCTCGCCGGACCCGCCGCCGTGACCCTCGCCCGCCCCGAGCAGCGCCAGGAAGTCCCGGAACGCCGTCGGCATGTCCACCTCCTCCGGGTCCAGCAGCCACTGCAGTTGCAGGCCGTCCATCACGGCGGCCAGCAGCGGCGCCGCCCGCTCGGCGGACAGGCCGCCGGGCAGCGCGTCGCCGTACTCGGCCCGCAGCACCTCGGCCATCGAGGCCCGCACGGCGCGGAAGCGGGATTCGAAGAAGGCGCGGGCGGGGTGGTCCTCGGTGACGCTGTCGGCGGACAGCACCGTGTAGGTCTGGACGATGCCGGAGCGGGTGGCGTTGTAGTCGACGAGCTGGGCGAGGGCGTCGGTGCGCAAGGTGCCGGACGCCACGGCGGCCGAGGCCAGGTCCCAGCGGTCGCGCGCCTCCAGCACGCCGACCAGCAGCAGCTGCTTCGTCGGGAAGTGGTGCAGCAGCCCCTGCTGGGTCAGTCCGGCCCGCTCGGCGACGGCGGCGAGTGAGGTACGGCGGTAGCCGCGCTCGGCGATGAGCTCCATGGCGGCCTGCAGGATGGCCTCCCGCCGCTCCGCGCTCCGGGCCTCCCGCCCGCCACCGCCGCGCCGGGTGCCCGCCCCGCCACCGTGGGATCTGTCCTGGTCTGGTGCAGTCACCGGCCGAGCGTAACTCCCGCGTGGAGATCCCGTACGGCTGGTGTATCGGAAAAGTAACGACGCCTACCGGTTGGGAGGTGGGACAGCAAGAATCGCGGCAAGGGGGGCCGCACGTCCATTCAGGGAGCACCGGAGAGCCGCATGACCGACGACACCCAGCCCCACCACCCCACCGAAGCCGACCACCGCGCCCGCGGCGAGCCGCACGTCTACGGCGAGGCGCACGACTGCGGCGAGGCGCACGTCTACGGCGAGGCGCACGACTGCGGCGAGGCGCAGGACTACACCGCAGTGGTGGAGTGGGCGCTCGCCGCGCTCGACCTCGACACCAAGGTCCGGCTGCTGTCCGGCCAGGACATGTGGACCCTCCCGGCCGTGCCGGCGATCGGACTGCGGTCACTGGTGATGTCGGACGGCCCGGTCGGTGTGCGGGGCCGGGAGTGGAACGCCGAGGACCCCTCGGTCACGCTGCCCAGCCCCACGGCGCTGGCCGCCACCTGGGACCCCGCGCTCGCCCGCCGGGCCGGCCACCTCCTCGCCCAGGAAGCCCGCCGCAAGGGCGTGCACGTCCTCCTCGCGCCGACCGTCAACCTGCACCGATCACCCCTGGGCGGCCGCCACTTCGAGTGTTATGCGGAGGACCCGCTGCTCACCGGCGCGATCGGCGCCGGGTATGTGCGCGGTGTGCAGGAAGGCGGCGTCGGCACGACGGTCAAGCACTTCGTCGGCAACGACGCCGAGACCGACCGTTTCACCGTCGACAACC includes:
- a CDS encoding ribokinase, which codes for MYDVLVVGSANADLTVRVGRRPGAGETVTGTDLVESAGGKGANQASAAARIGGRTALLARVGGDAYGELLLGAQRDAGTDVTPVIVDDAARTGTAMILVDPDGDNSIVVSPGANAALTPQDVAAAKDTIAAASVVSLQLEIPMESVRAAATAAGQAGTRVVLNPSPAPEAAALTPELLAAADPLVVNEHEARQLSGLADGTPAAWAQALRERGARSVVVTLGGDGALVLDASGTTDVPGVRVKAVDTTGAGDAFTGALATRLARGDSLPEAARFAVRVGAAAVTKPGAQPSYPTLAELDVLAPEAAQG
- a CDS encoding sensor histidine kinase; protein product: MFLMAGVVLLVLIYFLAARTLKEGTPEFRVFGSNVRLGNISCPDLPPVGTLDEINSAIGRCLRNQREQALHTFLNSSVLALLGLTVVAFAFGYAMAGRVLSPLGRITRTAQRVAGSDLHRRIELGGPDDELKELADTFDEMLDRLDRAFESQRRFVSNASHELRTPLAINRTLLEVQLADPGASAELVQLGKTLLATNERSEQLVEGLLLLARSENKVVDKKPVDVSEVASQAVEQTREEAQSKGVELRGVREQVFVQGNGVLLERIALNLVQNAVRYNVPEEGWVEVTTEPQPGCAVLVVSNTGPVVPAYEVENLFEPFRRLRTERTGSDKGVGLGLSIVRSVVRAHDGTITARPREGGGLTMRVVLPL
- a CDS encoding MarR family winged helix-turn-helix transcriptional regulator, with protein sequence MAESAAEDEVQNTGENTAQNAAENAADGSTAAEGRPARPDLAAMVVPLGRALMAAEQPVLDAYGLTMWAYSVLLHLDETPIRTQAALAEAIRADKTRIIAVLDNLEERELIRRQPDPKDRRVRLLSLTPEGRRLRDAAQSAIQQGEERLLAQLPEADRAGFLKGLQALSALPELRRGRGSSAS
- a CDS encoding TIGR03086 family metal-binding protein, which translates into the protein MNSEIEDAPAPHADFAGLRRLDARAVRDSVALMSRTTPGDLRRPTPCSAWTLADLLAHMTAQHNGFAAAALGHGQDLSHWSVGPLDEDPVAQYRAAAERAIAAFATVESPDRVFTLPEFSRAQTFPAARAIGFHLIDYVVHSWDVARTLGLTYTPDAELLQAAEPIAHAVPDDDFRLAPGSAFGPALSGEHGTGPLENILAALGRSPDWCAPS
- a CDS encoding pyridoxal-phosphate dependent enzyme; this translates as MPTTDWYARPSARSWTCPPAPREAIGFHATLPGYAPTPLREIPPLAEELGVHRVFVKDESARLGLPAFKILGASWAIHRALAETPGERLVTATDGNHGRAVARTARLLGLAAEVFLPTAVHPAAAAAIAHEGARVRRVDGSYDDAVHRAADAAARAPGAVLVQDTALPGYTRIPGWIIEGYATLFDETDAQLRALGAGPAGLVAVPAGVGSLAQAAVSHYRAPRDTPPPSLLSVEPDTAACVLTSLTTGRPTTVSTGTTIMAGLNCGTPSSAAWPLLRDGLDAAVAVTDAESARAARDLQALGLSSGPCGAASLAGARAALTSAAERRAALAEHSTDTVVLLNTEGADANPHGSSAL
- a CDS encoding pyroglutamyl peptidase is translated as MRRIRTRRGALVVALLAAATPLCLTAPATAAAPADVTVEEGRLTQTAPQEILRRSGFDAVEREFGHGLARVTGYGEARRYVAGEGRALWRRAVDRAQGRGPDGGDLSRDDDRPLYWARLGMTRQLRQWQPDFGLTASERGALLGSLERGSRGQDSVELPADPDVLRIVVTGFDPFQLDADARRSNPSGAAALALDGTTVRTASGEPARIETAVFPVRWADFADGTVERTLLPHFRSGPRQADLFTTISQGRPGRFDIERTNGAWRGGYPDNARESRTETVPIPAGVPTVRPQPQWTTTSLPYARIVAARTGPFPVVDHTEVTEIPAGGTGPVDRPDGPTPGSTARAGGGGDYLSNEIAYRATLLRDAVRPALPGGHLHTPVLEFGPGNTDPAHGQVTDPDFVHHRIAITEQVRAILTVAASETVAASETAAASETAAARGARR
- a CDS encoding TetR/AcrR family transcriptional regulator, whose product is MTAPDQDRSHGGGAGTRRGGGGREARSAERREAILQAAMELIAERGYRRTSLAAVAERAGLTQQGLLHHFPTKQLLLVGVLEARDRWDLASAAVASGTLRTDALAQLVDYNATRSGIVQTYTVLSADSVTEDHPARAFFESRFRAVRASMAEVLRAEYGDALPGGLSAERAAPLLAAVMDGLQLQWLLDPEEVDMPTAFRDFLALLGAGEGHGGGSGEDGRGAGPGDQPGAGPGAGSGGELGGG